A single genomic interval of Prunus dulcis chromosome 5, ALMONDv2, whole genome shotgun sequence harbors:
- the LOC117627411 gene encoding uncharacterized protein LOC117627411 — MYGNPTQEVSVVKKCLEEVKAAAEGGSNLRGGNGIIKLDALLPNEIIKYVEDEDFGEAAELQWKAVVEDMYLKQKQGEESWATDFMAIPVIELAVCFGFVLSELITDLAWKGKVISFGHLPDQPLLHLIQGDDLKSMREFMMRTCFRESNEGVDLRKVFDLILEVVVNENLKAEQIIKKVFVFTDFKGFFSCTSMMPHILLWNICDWKFPHSKEHHPGVTMVSGFSDNLIKSFLDNGGEIGPQALMEGSIATKSIKLSLWLSVTFAL, encoded by the exons ATGTACGGGAATCCCACACAAGAGGTCTCTGTGGTTAAAAAGTGTTTGGAGGAGGTGAAAGCAGCAGCAGAAGGAGGAAGCAATTTAAGAGGCGGCAATGGCATAATAAAGCTGGATGCGCTGCTTCCAAATGAGATCATAAAATATGTAGAAGATGAGGATTTTGGGGAAGCAGCTGAGCTTCAGTGGAAGGCAGTGGTGGAGGACATGTACCTAAAGCAAAAGCAAGGGGAAGAGAGTTGGG CCACCGATTTCATGGCCATACCAGTCATAGAATTGGCAGTGTGTTTTGGATTTGTGCTGTCTGAACTGATTACAGATCTGGCATGGAAAGGAAAGGTGATCAGTTTTGGTCATTTACCTGATCAGCCGCTGCTGCATTTAATACAAGGCGATGATCTCAAGTCCATGCGCGAGTTTATGATGAGGACATGCTTCAGGGAGTCCAACGAGGGTGTTGATTTGCGGAAagtgtttgatttgattctgGAAGTGGTTGTAAATGAGAACTTGAAGGCAGAGCAGATTATCAAGAAAGTGTTTGTGTTCACCGACTTCAAGGGATTTTTTAGCTGCACCTCGATGATGCCACACATTTTGCTTTGGAATATTTGTGACTGGAAGTTTCCTCATTCCAAAGAACATCATCCAGGGGTGACGATGGTGAGTGGCTTCTCCGACAATTTGATTAAGTCCTTCTTGGACAATGGTGGGGAAATTGGCCCGCAAGCTCTCATGGAAGGATCCATTGCTACAAAGAGTATCAAACTTTCTCTGTGGTTGAGTGTAACTTTTGCACTTTGA